The following are encoded in a window of Aromatoleum petrolei genomic DNA:
- a CDS encoding efflux RND transporter permease subunit: protein MRNQFTHALHELELKVFAFPRLVLAAILAVTAYFALQIPALKMHTEFADLLPQGHAFIRLHNEIRDTFGGANQIVVAVEVENGTIFTNDTLARIHRVTQAVDSLSGVNHNLVSSLTHRTSRKIWLTEDGEMRSQQYYDPQRPALSADELEALGKEVRANPRIYGLLVSPDAKAALVKAQMNEAGAIDYEKIFGELQAVRAKEQAAGTQIHATGQPVLIGWVYTYLPQILQIFLYTLLLMVGLLVAYFRRFYGVALPLVGIALSSIWGLGFVSKMGWNLDPLSLVIPFLIAARAMSHSIQLVERYYAELAASRDGRVAARVAFEDLFRPGSLAITVDAIGIAVLALGAAPINTKLGYYAGFWAFSVFFTVLLVVPLLLWLLPAPRNTENRRGWAHAAVERVFGAVAGRRAAASVLAVAAVLLVVGGGLAARVKIGEAEAGSPLLYPDHDYNVSSRAINARFPGSEELYIVARTEEKGGLKRPEVLRAIEQFQHYMLLDPALGGTKALPGLVRAVNGLIHNTDPRWNQIPESASAVGGLLFAYMAASPIPGALAEFLDADERDANLVFYYKDKQADTIRRAVHVAEQGIAKVGAVEGFELRLGGGAIGVNAAINDAVDDDNRLIVPLVLLLAFVFVTLSYGSLHAGWLMVLPMLFATVMTYAYMGAMGIGINVNTVPVIAVGIGVGIDYAIYIMNRIREEVAVCGDLGQAVRTAAGTTGFAVVFTAVTLIAGVIMWVLLSDLRFQADSALLLTLMLVLNALAAMLLMPAWVVMFKPVFITKARLDEDGVLQVA from the coding sequence GTGCGAAACCAATTCACCCACGCGCTGCACGAACTCGAACTGAAGGTCTTCGCCTTCCCGCGCCTCGTGCTCGCGGCGATCCTCGCGGTCACCGCGTATTTCGCGCTGCAGATCCCGGCGCTGAAGATGCACACCGAGTTCGCCGACCTCCTCCCGCAGGGCCACGCCTTCATCCGCCTGCACAACGAGATCCGCGACACCTTCGGCGGGGCGAACCAGATCGTCGTCGCGGTCGAGGTCGAGAACGGCACGATCTTCACCAACGACACGCTGGCTCGAATCCACCGCGTCACGCAGGCCGTGGACAGCCTGTCGGGCGTGAATCACAACCTCGTCTCCAGCCTGACGCATCGCACCTCGCGCAAGATCTGGCTGACCGAGGACGGCGAGATGCGTTCGCAGCAGTACTACGACCCGCAGCGCCCGGCGCTGTCGGCCGACGAGCTCGAGGCGCTCGGCAAGGAGGTCCGCGCCAATCCGCGCATCTATGGCCTGCTCGTGTCGCCCGACGCGAAGGCGGCGCTCGTGAAGGCGCAGATGAACGAAGCCGGTGCGATCGACTACGAGAAGATCTTCGGCGAGCTGCAGGCGGTGCGCGCGAAGGAGCAGGCCGCCGGCACGCAGATTCACGCCACCGGCCAGCCGGTGCTGATTGGCTGGGTCTACACCTACCTGCCGCAGATCCTGCAGATTTTCCTGTACACGCTGTTGCTGATGGTGGGCCTGCTGGTCGCGTATTTCCGCCGCTTCTACGGCGTCGCGCTGCCTCTCGTCGGCATCGCGCTGTCATCGATCTGGGGCCTGGGCTTCGTGTCGAAGATGGGCTGGAACCTCGATCCGCTGTCGCTCGTGATCCCCTTCCTGATCGCCGCGCGCGCGATGTCGCACAGCATCCAGCTCGTCGAACGCTACTACGCCGAGCTGGCGGCGAGCCGCGACGGCCGCGTTGCGGCGCGCGTGGCGTTCGAGGACCTGTTCCGGCCGGGCTCGCTCGCGATCACCGTCGATGCGATTGGCATCGCGGTGCTGGCGCTCGGCGCGGCGCCGATCAACACCAAGCTCGGTTACTACGCCGGTTTCTGGGCGTTCTCGGTGTTCTTCACGGTGCTGCTGGTCGTGCCGCTGCTGCTGTGGCTGCTGCCCGCGCCGCGCAATACCGAGAACCGCCGCGGCTGGGCGCATGCGGCGGTCGAGCGGGTGTTCGGCGCGGTGGCTGGGCGTCGCGCGGCGGCGTCCGTGCTGGCGGTCGCCGCGGTGCTGCTCGTCGTCGGCGGCGGGCTCGCCGCGCGGGTGAAGATCGGCGAGGCCGAGGCGGGTTCGCCGCTGCTGTACCCGGACCACGACTACAACGTGTCGTCGCGCGCGATCAACGCGCGTTTCCCCGGCTCCGAGGAGCTCTACATCGTTGCCCGAACGGAAGAGAAGGGCGGCCTGAAGCGGCCCGAGGTGCTGCGCGCGATCGAGCAGTTCCAGCACTACATGCTGCTCGATCCGGCGCTCGGTGGCACGAAGGCGCTGCCCGGTCTCGTCCGCGCGGTCAATGGCCTGATCCACAACACCGACCCGCGCTGGAACCAGATCCCCGAGTCGGCCTCCGCGGTGGGCGGGCTGCTCTTCGCCTACATGGCGGCGAGCCCCATTCCCGGCGCGCTTGCCGAGTTCCTCGACGCCGACGAGCGCGATGCCAACCTCGTCTTCTACTACAAGGACAAACAGGCCGACACGATCCGGCGCGCGGTGCATGTGGCCGAGCAGGGCATCGCCAAGGTCGGCGCAGTCGAAGGCTTCGAGCTGCGCCTGGGGGGCGGCGCGATCGGCGTCAATGCCGCGATCAACGACGCGGTCGACGACGATAACCGCCTCATCGTGCCGCTCGTGCTCCTGCTGGCCTTCGTCTTCGTGACGCTGTCCTACGGCTCGCTCCACGCCGGTTGGCTGATGGTGCTGCCCATGCTGTTCGCCACGGTCATGACCTACGCCTACATGGGCGCCATGGGCATCGGCATCAACGTCAATACGGTGCCCGTCATCGCGGTGGGCATCGGCGTCGGCATCGACTACGCGATCTACATCATGAACCGCATCCGCGAGGAGGTGGCGGTGTGCGGCGACCTCGGCCAGGCGGTGCGCACCGCGGCGGGCACGACGGGCTTCGCGGTGGTGTTCACGGCGGTAACGCTGATCGCGGGCGTGATCATGTGGGTCCTCCTGTCCGATCTGCGCTTCCAGGCGGATTCCGCGCTGCTGCTGACGCTGATGCTGGTGCTCAACGCGCTCGCCGCGATGCTGCTGATGCCGGCATGGGTCGTGATGTTCAAGCCCGTCTTCATCACGAAGGCGCGGCTCGACGAAGACGGTGTGCTGCAAGTCGCGTGA